The genomic interval TGATAAATTTTTCACATTTTTCTTGTAAATGTGCCGAAAACAAACTAACTTTGCAACATTTGAAATTAAGAACTAAAATTATAACTAATTTATTGTTAATCGTAAATACTATTTTTTTATGAGTCAAAAGAGAGTTTACCTGTTCGGCAACGGTAAGGCTGAAGGTAATGCAAAAATGCGTGAGGAACTCGGTGGCAAGGGTGCTAACCTTGCGGAAATGAATCACATCGGTGTTCCCGTTCCTCCAGGTTTCACAATCACAACAGATTGCTGTAATGAATACTATCAGGTAGGTCAGCAGAAGATTATGGAGCTGCTGAACGACGACGTGATGGCAGCTGTAAAGCACATCGAGGGTCTGATGAACTGCAAGTTTGGCGATGCTGCCAATCCTCTGCTCGTCAGCGTACGTTCAGGTGCCCGCGCTTCTATGCCTGGTATGATGGATACCATTCTGAACCTTGGTCTTAACGACGAGGTTGCAGAGGGAATGGCAAAGAAGACCAACAATCCTCACTTCGTTTACGACTCTTACCGTCGTTTCGTTCAGATGTACGGTGACGTGGTTCTCGAAATGAAGCCCGTTAACAAGACCGACATCGACCCATTTGAGGAGATTATCGAGAAGGTTAAGGCTGAGCGCGGCGTTAAGCTGGATAAGGACCTCAGCGTTGATGAGTTGAAGAAGCTCGTTGTTCTGTTCAAGGCTGCCATCAAGGAGCGCACAGGCAAGGACTTCCCCAACGATCCAATCGAGCAGCTGTGGGGCGCTATCTGCGCTGTGTTCCGTTCTTGGATGAACGAGCGCGCTATCCTCTATCGTAAGATGGAAGGAATACCTGACGAGTGGGGTACAGCCGTATCAGTTATGGCAATGGTATTCGGTAACATGGGTGACACCTCTGCTACTGGCGTATGCTTCAGCCGTGATGCTGCTAATGGTGAGAACCTCTTCAACGGTGAGTACCTTGTAAATGCACAGGGTGAGGACGTTGTTGCAGGTATCCGCACACCTCAGCAGATTACAAAGATCGGTTCTCAGCGTTGGGCTGAGCGTGCCGGCATCAGCGAGGAAGAGCGCGTTGCTAAGTATCCTTCTATGGAAGAGGCAATGCCTGAGATCTATGCTCAGCTGAACGGCATTCAGGAGAAGCTCGAGGAGCACTATCGTGACATGCAGGATATGGAGTTCACCGTTCAGGAGGGCAAGCTCTGGTTCCTCCAGACACGTAACGGTAAGCGCACAGGTGCTGCTATGGTTAAGATTGCCATCGACCTGCTCCACGAGGGTAAGATTGATGAGAAGACTGCTATCCTGCGCTGCGAGCCCAACAAGCTCGACGAGTTGCTGCACCCCGTATTCGACAAGAAGGCCCTGTCAAAGGCCAAGGTCATCGCTCAGGGTCTGCCCGCATCTCCCGGTGCTGCCTGTGGTCAGATCGTGTTCCACGCTGACGACGCAGAGGCTTGGCACAACGATGGTCACAAGGTGGTGCTCGTTCGTATTGAAACCTCACCTGAGGACCTCGCTGGTATGGCTTCTGCAGAAGGCATCCTCACAGCACGTGGCGGTATGACTTCTCACGCTGCCGTTGTTGCTCGTGGTATGGGTAAGTGCTGCGTTTCTGGCGTAGGCTCACTCAACGTTAGCTACAAGGACAAGACTGTTGAGATTGACGGCGTTGTATATAAGGAGGGTGACTACATCTCTCTGAACGGTACAACAGGTCAGGTTTATGCAGGCGAAGTTCCAACAAAGGCTGCTGAGCTTTCAGGCGACTTCAAGGAGCTCATGGACCTCTGCGACAAGTACACCAAGCTGCAGGTTCGCACCAATGCTGATACTCCACACGATGCACAGGTAGCTCGCGCTTTCGGTGCTAAGGGTATCGGTCTGACACGTACTGAGCACATGTTCTTCGAGGATAAGAAGATTATTGCTATGCGTGAGATGATTCTCTCTGACAGCCTCGCTGGACGTGAGAAGGCTCTTGCTAAGCTGCTGCCTTATCAGAAGGCCGACTTCAAGGGCATCCTCGAGGCTATGGACGGTCTGCCCGTGAACATCCGTCTGCTCGATCCCCCTCTCCACGAGTTCGTTCCCCACGATCTGGCTGGTCAGGAGACCATGGCCAAGGAGATGGGCGTCAGCCTGGAGACCATCCAGCGCCGCGTAGCTTCTCTTGCTGAGAACAACCCAATGCTTGGTCACCGCGGTTGCCGTCTGGGCATCACCTTCCCTGAGATCACAGCTATGCAGACACGCGCCATCCTCGGTGCTGCTTGCGAACTGAAGAAGGAAGGCAAGAACCCAATGCCAGAAATCATGGTTCCTCTGATTGGTACTCTCTATGAGCTGAAGCAGCAGAAGGAAGTTATCCAGAGCACAGCTAAGGAGGTATTCGCAGCTGAGGGCATCGAGGTAGAGTTCGAGATTGGTACAATGATTGAGATTCCACGTGCTGCCCTGACTGCTGACCGCATCGCTACAGAGGCTCAGTACTTCTCATTCGGTACTAACGACCTGACACAGATGACATTCGGTTACAGCCGTGACGATATCGCATCGTTCCTGCCTGTATATCTCGACAAGAAGATCCTGAAGGTTGACCCATTCCAGGTACTCGACCAGAAGGGTGTTGGTAAGCTCATTAAGTACGCCGTTAAGGCCGGTCGCGAGGTTCGTCCAGAGCTGCGTTGCGGTATCTGCGGTGAGCACGGTGGTGAGCCCAGCTCAGTTAAGTTCTGCGCTAAGATTGGCATGAACTACGCTTCTTGTTCTCCATTCCGCGTGCCCATCGCACGTCTGGCTGCCGCACAGGCTGCTGTTGAGGAGTAAGAAGATTATTCCATATGAATGAAATAGTGAGCGTAACTCTATGCGTAATAGTAAGTTACGCTCACTTTTTGGATTTTACCATAAAGAATTCATTTTAAACAATAATTAGACAACCATGAACATTAAGTATCTAGGTATCTTGGTAGCAGCGGCATTGCTTACTACAAGCCCCGCTGGAGCAAAAGAGAAAAAAGAGAAGAAAGAGAAAGCAAAGACTGAACAGAAGGCTGAAAAGAAGTCTGACAAGAAAGACGAGAAGAAGGCTGAGAAGAAAAAGGAGCCGAAGTATTTCAGCCTTTTCAAGAAGAAAAAGGCACAGCCCAAAGCTGCTCCAAAGGTTGAGAAGCCAGATGTTGACCGCAAGGGTCTCTTCCATGTGACCAAGGTTAAAAACGACTGGTTCTTCCAGATTCCCGACAGTCTTATCGGACGTCAGTTCCTCACAACCACACGATTCACCAGCACACCGGCTCAGAGCGGCATTTTCGGTGGTGAGCAGGTGAACGAACAGACTGTTTATTTCCAGAAGGGTGTTGACGACCAGCTCCTCCTGCGTGCAAACCTTATTATTAATGTAGCCGACAGCGTAGATAAGATTAGTCGTGCCATCACCATCAGCAATGAGAATCCTATCATTGCCTCATTCAAGATTGAGAGTCATAAAGACAGCATATATAAGATTAAGGTAAACTCGTTCTTCAATCAGGACAATCCTGCTATCGCTCTGCCTCAGTATGTGAAGAGACAGTTTGAACTGCAGGGAATGCTGGGCGACATGAGCTATATCGAGGATATCAAGTCGTTCCCAATGAACACCGAGGTGCGCACTGTTAAGACCTATGCCTCAAACAGTCGTTCGCTGCCTTCATCGTCATATACAGGTAAGGTGACCTTCGGACTCAACGTTAGCTTTGTGCTGCTGCCTGAGAAGCCAATGATGCGCAGATATTATGACCCTCGCGTAGGCTTCTTCGTGGACCGTTTCAACAGCTATACTGACGACCAGCAGCGCGTAGAGAGCAAGACGTTCATCACTCGCTGGCGTCTGGAGCCACGTCCAGAGGATGTGGAGAAGATGCGCAACGGCGAGCTCGTTGAGCCACAGAAGCCAATTGTCTATTACATTGACCCTGCAACACCAAAGCAGTGGCGCAAATATCTCATCATGGGTGTGGAAGACTGGCAGAAGGCTTTCGAGAAGGCTGGCTTCAAGAACGCCATCCAGGCTCGCGAATGGCCTGAGAACGACAGCACCATGAGCATGGAGGATGCACGCTTCAGCTGTATTCGCTATCTGGCAAGCCCAATAGCTAACGCCTATGGACCAAATGTTCACGACCCTCGTACAGGTGAGATTATCGAGAGCCACATCTGCTGGTACCACAACGTTATGTCGCTGGTTCACGACTGGTATATGGTTCAGGCAAGCTCTATCGACGAGGCAGCACAGAAGATGAACTACGATGAGGAACTTATGGGACAGCTCATCCGTTTCGTTAGCTCTCACGAGGTGGGCCATACTCTCGGTCTGCGTCACAACTTCGGAAGCTCAAGCACCGTGCCTGTTGACAGCCTTCGTAACAAGGCATGGGTAGAGGCCCACGGTCACACACCAAGTATC from Prevotella sp. E13-27 carries:
- the ppdK gene encoding pyruvate, phosphate dikinase, whose product is MSQKRVYLFGNGKAEGNAKMREELGGKGANLAEMNHIGVPVPPGFTITTDCCNEYYQVGQQKIMELLNDDVMAAVKHIEGLMNCKFGDAANPLLVSVRSGARASMPGMMDTILNLGLNDEVAEGMAKKTNNPHFVYDSYRRFVQMYGDVVLEMKPVNKTDIDPFEEIIEKVKAERGVKLDKDLSVDELKKLVVLFKAAIKERTGKDFPNDPIEQLWGAICAVFRSWMNERAILYRKMEGIPDEWGTAVSVMAMVFGNMGDTSATGVCFSRDAANGENLFNGEYLVNAQGEDVVAGIRTPQQITKIGSQRWAERAGISEEERVAKYPSMEEAMPEIYAQLNGIQEKLEEHYRDMQDMEFTVQEGKLWFLQTRNGKRTGAAMVKIAIDLLHEGKIDEKTAILRCEPNKLDELLHPVFDKKALSKAKVIAQGLPASPGAACGQIVFHADDAEAWHNDGHKVVLVRIETSPEDLAGMASAEGILTARGGMTSHAAVVARGMGKCCVSGVGSLNVSYKDKTVEIDGVVYKEGDYISLNGTTGQVYAGEVPTKAAELSGDFKELMDLCDKYTKLQVRTNADTPHDAQVARAFGAKGIGLTRTEHMFFEDKKIIAMREMILSDSLAGREKALAKLLPYQKADFKGILEAMDGLPVNIRLLDPPLHEFVPHDLAGQETMAKEMGVSLETIQRRVASLAENNPMLGHRGCRLGITFPEITAMQTRAILGAACELKKEGKNPMPEIMVPLIGTLYELKQQKEVIQSTAKEVFAAEGIEVEFEIGTMIEIPRAALTADRIATEAQYFSFGTNDLTQMTFGYSRDDIASFLPVYLDKKILKVDPFQVLDQKGVGKLIKYAVKAGREVRPELRCGICGEHGGEPSSVKFCAKIGMNYASCSPFRVPIARLAAAQAAVEE
- a CDS encoding zinc-dependent metalloprotease — protein: MNIKYLGILVAAALLTTSPAGAKEKKEKKEKAKTEQKAEKKSDKKDEKKAEKKKEPKYFSLFKKKKAQPKAAPKVEKPDVDRKGLFHVTKVKNDWFFQIPDSLIGRQFLTTTRFTSTPAQSGIFGGEQVNEQTVYFQKGVDDQLLLRANLIINVADSVDKISRAITISNENPIIASFKIESHKDSIYKIKVNSFFNQDNPAIALPQYVKRQFELQGMLGDMSYIEDIKSFPMNTEVRTVKTYASNSRSLPSSSYTGKVTFGLNVSFVLLPEKPMMRRYYDPRVGFFVDRFNSYTDDQQRVESKTFITRWRLEPRPEDVEKMRNGELVEPQKPIVYYIDPATPKQWRKYLIMGVEDWQKAFEKAGFKNAIQAREWPENDSTMSMEDARFSCIRYLASPIANAYGPNVHDPRTGEIIESHICWYHNVMSLVHDWYMVQASSIDEAAQKMNYDEELMGQLIRFVSSHEVGHTLGLRHNFGSSSTVPVDSLRNKAWVEAHGHTPSIMDYARFNYVAQPEDNISRDGIFPRIGDYDMWAITWGYKPMFDAKDELQDHKMLEPMVLESLKNRRLWWGDGEGERRDPRRQTEDLGDDPVKASYYGIENLKRLIKKLPEYTKDDEKDIYGNDVASMYSEVLNQFYRYCGHVARNIGGYLVDVKTQGMEGNVYEPQPVAKQKAAIKFLDEQLLHEPMWLRDVNYAKRITTDPQTMTKSIGEAAVSTMMSRLLELNELYTPQQYLNDLSKLVFSELDSNSKVTPYRMALHNSMLSYLKRFFNYGNDKIQPAVLYTLQQLQKKAKTASTAAPDADSRAHYANIYDQIGRQLVWK